The following are encoded together in the Gottschalkia purinilytica genome:
- a CDS encoding CD1375 family protein translates to MIKKYLVVCYGILVKAGKWNLEEAEGDEKQIVPNEYQIAVAEYLAGQN, encoded by the coding sequence ATGATTAAAAAATATTTAGTAGTATGTTACGGGATACTTGTTAAAGCTGGAAAGTGGAACTTAGAAGAAGCTGAGGGAGATGAAAAACAAATAGTTCCAAATGAATATCAAATCGCAGTAGCTGAATATTTAGCAGGACAGAACTAG